Genomic segment of Armatimonadota bacterium:
CGAGCGCATAGTGGCTCGCGGTGATGCTGTCGGCGTACACCGGAGGCCGAGCGCCCGGACTGATCGGCAGGGCATCGTACGCGGTGAACAGGTGCTCCCCGACGATCCGCCTGCCCTCGCGGACATATACCTGGCGCGGGAAGCCGCCGTTGTCGGTATACTCGTCCTTCGCAAGGCCCCACTCCCGGCAGCGGGCGCGGAAGTCCTCCGGCAGGTCGGGGTCGTTCTGCGCGAACCAGAGCAGTCCGAGCGTGTAGTTCCTCAGGCGATCGGCGAACCGGTCGCGCCAATCCCAGCCGGCAGTCGGCCAGGGCCAGTTCTCCTCGGGCAGGTCGGTCGAGAGGAATGCCACGTGCTGGTTGTTGGCGTCGGTCTTCGCGTTGGGCAGGGCGACCATGTTGGTCACGCGGCCGATGCCGTCCCACGCGATCGCGGGCCTTGGATCGCCGGTCGGAGCGGGAATCCGATTCAGCTTGACATCGTCTACCAGCGAAATGTACTCGTCGCGGTTGTAAGCCGCGGGCTTTTCAATCGGCAGGAGGTTCTCAGGGTCGCGAGTCAGGCAGAGGCGGTAGTTGTAGGCCTGCACGGCATTGTCGCCGAGCCCCGTCGAGCCGGGACCGATGGGCCCGGCCCACTGCTTGTAGAGCTTTCCGGCCATCGGCTCATCGAACTCGGTCTGCGCCTCGCGCCCGATCCGGAACTCCGCGCCGGCGGCGGCTGCCAGGTCACCCTCATAGGTGGCGTCTATGAAGACCCTGCCGGAATAGGCTTCCGGTTGCCTCGAATCAAGGTTCGTGACGGTGATCTGAGTAAGCCCGCCATCCTGAAGCTTCACCATCTGAGGGTCGGCGTCGAACTGGCGGCGGCGCAGGACGGTGATGCGGTCCTTATGCTCCGCCAGCATCTGATCGAAGACCAGTGCCCCGACATGGGGCTCGAAGCGGTATCCGTCGCTGCAGTCCCTAACCTGCTGGGAGTCCGCGCCGTACTTGTCCACGTAGTGCTTCCGGACGCGACCGACGAAATCGGCGAAGAGCCCGCCGGTTGCGCCTCGGGTGGCGATGTCGGTCGCACCGAGGCCGTTGGCCGGGAGGCCGCCGATGTGGGCGTTCCTATCGAGGATCACCGCCGAGCAGCCGTTTCGCGCGACGGCGATGGCGGCCATGATGCCGCCCGGGGTGCCGCCGACGACGACCACATCGTATGTGTGCTGTGCGTGAACCG
This window contains:
- a CDS encoding FAD-dependent oxidoreductase, whose protein sequence is MTRRGLWALATMMALTNMPVHAQHTYDVVVVGGTPGGIMAAIAVARNGCSAVILDRNAHIGGLPANGLGATDIATRGATGGLFADFVGRVRKHYVDKYGADSQQVRDCSDGYRFEPHVGALVFDQMLAEHKDRITVLRRRQFDADPQMVKLQDGGLTQITVTNLDSRQPEAYSGRVFIDATYEGDLAAAAGAEFRIGREAQTEFDEPMAGKLYKQWAGPIGPGSTGLGDNAVQAYNYRLCLTRDPENLLPIEKPAAYNRDEYISLVDDVKLNRIPAPTGDPRPAIAWDGIGRVTNMVALPNAKTDANNQHVAFLSTDLPEENWPWPTAGWDWRDRFADRLRNYTLGLLWFAQNDPDLPEDFRARCREWGLAKDEYTDNGGFPRQVYVREGRRIVGEHLFTAYDALPISPGARPPVYADSITASHYALDSHAVLKREPGRAHLDGFFSKPSAPYTVPYGVIVPRKVENLLTPVPVSGTHVGFSTLRMEPCWMALGEAAGTAAAISVRDSVSPRKVDIRKLQENLLDHGAVLVFFRDASPGDKHYVSLQMLAVRGLFSEDWTAKLNEKIDEQTAAGWVAMSGVGAPAAYKPDVTTRGELLDMLYDRLR